A window of bacterium genomic DNA:
TGCTGGCGAAGGAGGTGGTCCGCAGTCTCGAGGAAGCCGGCGAGGAACTGCTCACCTTCTACGCCTTCCCGCCGAGCCAGTGGAAGTGCCTGCGGACGACGAATCCCATCGAGGCGGTCAACAGCGCCTTCAAGCGGCGGACGCGCTCGCAGGGCGCGTTCACGACGGAGGACTCGGCGCTCGTGCTGCTGTGGGGTCTGTTTGCGAATGATCAGATCCGGCTCAAGCGGATCGATGGCTGGAAGGAGCTCGCAGCGGTTAGCTGGCCTGGCTTGCGGCGCGCTGCTTGAGAGGAGTAGCATTGATGACCACCACCGGAGCTACGTCAGCCTCTTTCCACAGAAAGCGGGACGCTGCCAAATCTCGTAC
This region includes:
- a CDS encoding IS256 family transposase encodes the protein RVQRCTKHKLENLLAKAPRHAQAELRRDYQAIIGAEDLQAAQKAYRAFVAKWSLLAKEVVRSLEEAGEELLTFYAFPPSQWKCLRTTNPIEAVNSAFKRRTRSQGAFTTEDSALVLLWGLFANDQIRLKRIDGWKELAAVSWPGLRRAA